A region of Actinomycetota bacterium DNA encodes the following proteins:
- a CDS encoding DUF998 domain-containing protein: protein MTSAESRSTRLLAAGGVIGPAAFLSAWAVQGLRTPGYSPVQDAISRLAAAGAPTRAGMTAGFIVFGAGLPAYAVALRRFLPGPAWIAAATTGLATLGVAALPLDAGVDAAHGAFAGVGYVSLAAVPLCAAVPLNRAGRRGWAAASVVTGLVSAASLAATLAGSRHGLFQRAGLTVTDLWVAATAAAMMSGRWPRRVGPNAVR, encoded by the coding sequence GTGACCTCCGCGGAGTCGAGGTCCACGCGTCTTCTGGCCGCCGGTGGGGTGATCGGCCCGGCAGCCTTCCTCTCAGCTTGGGCGGTGCAGGGGCTGAGGACGCCTGGGTACTCCCCGGTGCAGGACGCGATCAGCCGTCTGGCTGCGGCGGGCGCTCCCACGCGGGCCGGCATGACGGCCGGATTCATCGTCTTCGGCGCCGGCCTGCCCGCCTACGCCGTGGCTCTGCGACGTTTTCTGCCGGGACCGGCCTGGATCGCGGCCGCAACCACCGGTCTGGCCACGTTGGGCGTCGCGGCACTGCCCCTGGACGCCGGAGTGGACGCCGCCCACGGCGCGTTCGCGGGGGTGGGGTACGTGTCTCTCGCGGCCGTTCCTCTCTGCGCCGCAGTTCCCTTGAACAGAGCGGGCAGGCGCGGATGGGCGGCCGCCTCGGTGGTGACGGGCCTCGTCAGTGCGGCCTCCCTAGCCGCGACCCTAGCCGGGTCGCGCCACGGGCTGTTCCAGCGCGCGGGACTGACCGTCACGGACCTGTGGGTTGCGGCCACGGCCGCCGCGATGATGTCCGGGCGCTGGCCGCGCCGGGTCGGACCGAACGCGGTTCGCTGA